The following proteins are encoded in a genomic region of Mycobacterium sp. 155:
- a CDS encoding sensor domain-containing protein produces MRIVATAITITAACIFAAGCGQSTEQSAETTPTTPMITSFAPLPLTQKILPSLLLSPEEINAAMAAGEMVVTATNTEMSDDSSTMEPRDCLAVDGAVQAPVYADSGFTDELDVTLREPDTFVHYAHQAVVLFGSADQAKAFYDTSAQQWPACTHYTHTQSGTEWDVAPISDKDGMLSTIATQSNAQAGGWACGRALTANNNVVVDVNTCSANPADSAVKIAQQIAARVAKPPWQKP; encoded by the coding sequence ATGCGCATTGTGGCAACCGCGATCACCATCACGGCGGCTTGCATCTTCGCGGCGGGCTGCGGCCAATCAACCGAACAATCGGCCGAGACGACACCGACCACGCCGATGATCACGTCGTTTGCCCCGCTGCCGCTCACCCAAAAAATATTGCCCAGCCTGCTGCTGTCGCCCGAAGAAATCAACGCGGCGATGGCGGCAGGGGAGATGGTTGTCACGGCCACTAATACCGAAATGTCTGACGACAGCTCGACTATGGAGCCGCGAGACTGCCTCGCTGTCGATGGTGCGGTGCAGGCGCCCGTCTATGCCGACAGTGGTTTCACCGACGAGCTTGATGTGACCCTGCGAGAGCCTGACACCTTCGTCCATTACGCCCATCAGGCGGTGGTTCTCTTCGGCAGCGCCGACCAAGCCAAGGCGTTCTACGACACCTCGGCACAACAGTGGCCGGCTTGCACGCATTACACCCACACGCAGTCCGGCACGGAGTGGGACGTGGCGCCCATTTCCGACAAAGACGGCATGCTGAGCACCATCGCCACCCAGTCGAATGCTCAAGCCGGCGGTTGGGCCTGTGGCCGGGCTCTTACCGCGAACAACAACGTTGTCGTCGACGTCAATACCTGCAGCGCCAATCCCGCGGACTCCGCGGTCAAGATCGCCCAGCAGATAGCCGCACGGGTCGCCAAGCCGCCATGGCAAAAACCGTAG
- a CDS encoding nitroreductase family deazaflavin-dependent oxidoreductase: MTDQSERDFNERNIEEFRANDGKVGGQFEGFPLLLLTSTGAKSGAQRVNPVAYFDIDGAIYIAGSSAGRDRDPAWAFNIRVNPDAWVEIGTDGPSAVTARELPREERNRVYEIIKQRAPGFADYEARTDRVIPVFELIRK, translated from the coding sequence ATGACGGATCAGAGCGAACGTGACTTCAACGAACGCAACATCGAGGAGTTTCGCGCCAACGACGGCAAAGTCGGTGGCCAGTTCGAGGGATTCCCGCTGCTGCTGCTCACCTCGACCGGCGCCAAGAGCGGTGCGCAGCGGGTCAATCCGGTGGCGTACTTCGACATCGACGGGGCCATCTACATCGCCGGATCGTCGGCCGGCCGGGACCGGGACCCCGCGTGGGCCTTCAACATTCGCGTGAATCCCGACGCCTGGGTCGAGATCGGCACCGACGGCCCAAGCGCGGTTACCGCGCGTGAACTACCGCGCGAGGAACGTAACCGCGTCTACGAGATCATCAAGCAGCGAGCACCGGGCTTCGCCGACTACGAGGCCCGCACCGACCGAGTCATTCCCGTCTTTGAGTTGATCCGGAAGTAG
- a CDS encoding DUF4185 domain-containing protein produces the protein MSVASAAAVGLVVAIGVAPQAAAEPCTGAAAAARPPANAVATPALPGIDRPPTGHRPAGANDSAPLPRLGQLPKMLLNALSPLAPRSAPVRQQAAVEPPPRPVVPNNPAPPNVAQPVPNAAPAPAPEPAPAAPPGTSLVGWVTGPDSPNNTIQRFAISGTDLGIMWDNGDPGAHQVLMAFGDTYGYCSVRGQQWRYNTLFRTQDGSLSKTIAVPDGVKANRYSGSPVWGPGLSKQIINSIKWAPTEVGVIPTSGISVGRNQYLNFMSIKRWGDNGQWDTNFSGIAVSQDNGENWGVYPSSIRAVGNSVPKLASVPGNENFQQGAFLKPGPGDPYLYTFGTPSGRSGSAYIARVPQGSVPDQRRYEYWNGDSNSWVPGNPGAATPVIPGPVGEMSAQYNTYLKQYLVLYCNGANDVVARTAPAPQGPWSPEQMLVSSMEFPGGIYAPFLHPWSTGKELYFNLSLWSAYNVMLMKTVLP, from the coding sequence ATGTCGGTGGCGTCGGCGGCCGCTGTGGGGCTCGTCGTTGCGATCGGCGTCGCTCCCCAGGCGGCCGCCGAACCGTGCACCGGTGCCGCCGCCGCTGCTCGACCTCCTGCCAATGCCGTGGCCACCCCGGCACTGCCCGGGATCGACCGCCCGCCAACAGGTCACCGACCGGCCGGCGCGAATGACAGTGCGCCGCTGCCGAGATTGGGCCAGCTGCCCAAGATGCTCCTCAACGCGCTCTCACCGTTGGCGCCGCGCTCTGCGCCGGTGCGCCAGCAAGCGGCGGTCGAGCCGCCGCCACGGCCGGTCGTCCCGAACAACCCGGCTCCGCCGAATGTCGCCCAGCCCGTTCCGAACGCCGCTCCGGCCCCTGCGCCGGAGCCCGCGCCCGCTGCGCCGCCGGGAACATCGTTGGTCGGCTGGGTTACCGGGCCGGACAGCCCGAACAACACCATTCAGCGGTTCGCCATCTCCGGAACCGACCTCGGGATCATGTGGGACAACGGCGATCCGGGCGCTCATCAGGTGCTGATGGCGTTCGGGGACACCTACGGTTACTGCAGTGTCCGTGGACAGCAGTGGCGCTACAACACGCTGTTCCGCACTCAGGATGGCTCGCTCTCGAAAACCATCGCCGTGCCCGACGGCGTCAAAGCCAACCGGTATTCGGGTTCGCCGGTGTGGGGGCCGGGACTTTCCAAGCAGATCATCAACAGCATCAAGTGGGCGCCAACCGAGGTCGGGGTCATCCCGACGTCCGGGATCTCCGTCGGCAGAAACCAATACCTGAACTTCATGTCCATCAAACGCTGGGGCGACAACGGCCAGTGGGACACCAACTTCTCGGGTATCGCGGTATCCCAGGACAACGGCGAGAACTGGGGGGTCTATCCCAGCAGCATTCGCGCCGTCGGAAACTCCGTACCGAAACTTGCCTCTGTGCCGGGCAACGAAAACTTCCAGCAGGGCGCATTTCTGAAACCGGGGCCGGGTGACCCGTACCTCTACACATTCGGAACACCGTCCGGGCGTAGCGGATCGGCCTATATCGCCCGGGTTCCTCAGGGCTCCGTGCCGGATCAGCGGCGATACGAGTACTGGAACGGCGACAGCAATTCCTGGGTGCCCGGCAATCCGGGTGCTGCCACTCCGGTGATCCCCGGGCCGGTCGGGGAGATGTCGGCCCAGTACAACACCTACCTCAAGCAGTATCTGGTGCTGTATTGCAATGGAGCCAACGACGTCGTGGCGCGCACCGCGCCTGCACCACAAGGACCGTGGAGTCCGGAGCAGATGCTGGTGTCCTCGATGGAATTCCCCGGTGGTATCTACGCCCCGTTCCTGCATCCGTGGTCGACGGGTAAGGAGCTCTACTTCAACCTGTCGCTGTGGTCGGCCTACAACGTGATGCTGATGAAGACGGTGCTTCCGTAA
- a CDS encoding cutinase family protein — protein sequence MGARHIALLIGAATAVPMILLGVPTLSAQAAECPDAEVIFARGTTEAPGLGPTGEAFVNSVRSRVSGKSVGAYAVDYPATMDFPTAIDGISDARAHILTTATNCPRTKMVLGGFSQGAAIVGFVTASVIPDGVHAADVPTPLPPAISDHVAAVALFGKPSTRFMKAISEPPITIGPLYTAKTIDLCVDNDLVCASNGRSFSAHNQYEEAGMIDRGATFVANQLEASWAADAIMNPPVVGPAPGPVPAPAAPPTLTPLQAAPGPSPHLPSPAGAPPGPTTTPTPAPVGPLA from the coding sequence GTGGGGGCACGCCACATTGCTCTACTGATCGGTGCCGCGACAGCGGTGCCGATGATATTGCTGGGCGTGCCAACGTTATCCGCGCAAGCAGCGGAATGTCCCGACGCCGAGGTGATCTTCGCCCGCGGCACCACGGAAGCACCAGGCCTCGGTCCGACGGGCGAGGCGTTCGTGAACTCCGTACGGTCCCGCGTCAGTGGGAAATCTGTTGGAGCGTACGCGGTTGACTACCCCGCCACGATGGACTTCCCCACCGCTATCGACGGTATCTCGGACGCACGCGCCCACATTCTGACCACTGCGACGAACTGTCCACGCACCAAGATGGTGCTCGGTGGGTTCTCCCAGGGCGCCGCGATCGTCGGCTTCGTCACGGCCAGTGTGATTCCCGACGGAGTTCATGCCGCAGACGTACCGACGCCGCTGCCACCCGCCATCTCCGATCACGTAGCCGCGGTGGCCCTCTTCGGAAAACCATCGACGAGGTTCATGAAAGCCATCAGCGAGCCCCCGATCACCATCGGTCCGCTGTACACGGCGAAGACCATCGACCTGTGCGTCGACAATGACCTCGTTTGCGCGTCCAACGGCAGAAGCTTCTCCGCGCACAACCAGTACGAAGAAGCCGGCATGATTGACCGCGGTGCGACATTCGTCGCCAACCAACTTGAAGCCAGTTGGGCCGCCGACGCCATCATGAATCCACCCGTCGTCGGGCCGGCGCCAGGCCCGGTCCCGGCGCCGGCCGCACCCCCGACCCTGACGCCACTGCAGGCTGCGCCCGGCCCGTCGCCCCACCTGCCGTCCCCCGCAGGGGCCCCGCCCGGTCCGACGACGACACCTACCCCAGCACCGGTCGGGCCACTCGCCTAA